A stretch of Manis javanica isolate MJ-LG chromosome 1, MJ_LKY, whole genome shotgun sequence DNA encodes these proteins:
- the MYCN gene encoding N-myc proto-oncogene protein isoform X1, protein MPSCTTSTMPGMICKNPDLEFDSLQPCFYPDEDDFYFGGPDSTPPGEDIWKKFELLPTPPLSPSRAFPEHSPEPPNWATEMLLPEADLWGNPAEEDAFGLGGLGGLTPNPVILQDCMWSGFSAREKLERAVSEKLQHGRGAPAAGPAAPAPGAGATSPAGRAHGAAAGTGRAGAALPTELAHPAAECVDPAVVFPFPVNKRDPAPAVAPATGAAVASGVSAAAPAGAPVAALPRPSGRSAIGGDHKALSTSGEDTLSDSDDDDEEEEDEEEEIDVVTVEKRRSSSSKAVTTFTITVRPKNAALGPGRAVPGELILKRCVPVHQQHNYAAPSPYVESEDVPPQKKMKSEASPRPLKSVIPPKAKSLSPRNSDSEDSERRRNHNILERQRRNDLRSSFLTLRDHVPELVKNEKAAKVVILKKATEYVHSLQAEEHQLLLEKEKLQARQQQLLKKIEHTRTC, encoded by the exons ATGCCGAGCTGCACAACGTCCACCATGCCGGGGATGatctgcaagaacccagaccTCGAGTTTGACTCACTGCAGCCCTGCTTCTACCCGGACGAAGACGACTTCTACTTCGGCGGCCCCGACTCGACCCCCCCGGGGGAGGACATCTGGAAGAAGTTTGAGCTGCTGCCTACGCCCCCGCTGTCGCCCAGCCGTGCCTTCCCGGAGCACAGTCCGGAGCCCCCGAACTGGGCCACCGAGATGCTGCTGCCCGAGGCCGATCTGTGGGGCAACCCGGCCGAGGAGGACGCATTCGGCCTGGGGGGCTTGGGCGGCCTCACCCCCAACCCGGTCATCCTTCAGGACTGCATGTGGAGCGGCTTCTCGGCCCGAGAGAAGCTGGAACGTGCGGTGAGCGAGAAGCTGCAGCACGGCCGCGGGGCACCGGCCGCCGGCCCCGCAGCTCCTGCCCCGGGAGCGGGCGCCACCAGCCCTGCGGGCCGCGCGCATGGCGCCGCTGCGGGGACGGGCCGTGCCGGAGCCGCCCTGCCCACCGAGCTCGCCCACCCCGCCGCGGAGTGCGTGGATCCCGCCGTGGTCTTTCCCTTCCCGGTGAACAAGCGCGATCCCGCGCCGGCCGTCGCTCCGGCAACGGGCGCTGCGGTCGCCTCCGGAGTGAGTGCAGCGGCCCCGGCCGGCGCCCCAGTGGCCGCTCTTCCGCGCCCCAGCGGCCGCTCGGCCATCGGCGGTGACCACAAGGCCCTCAGCACCTCCGGAGAGGACACCCTGAGCGACTCAG ATGATGAcgatgaggaggaggaagacgaaGAGGAGGAAATCGATGTGGTGACGGTGGAGAAGCGGCGGTCCTCCTCCAGCAAGGCGGTCACCACCTTCACCATCACTGTGCGCCCCAAGAATGCGGCCCTGGGCCCGGGGCGGGCCGTGCCCGGTGAGCTGATCCTCAAACGCTGCGTCCCGGTCCATCAGCAGCACAATTACGCCGCCCCGTCGCCCTACGTGGAGAGCGAGGACGTGCCACCCCAGAAGAAGATGAAGAGTGAGGCATCCCCGCGCCCCCTCAAGAGTGTCATACCCCCAAAGGCTAAGAGCTTGAGCCCCCGCAACTCTGACTCGGAGGACAGCGAGCGCCGCCGGAACCACAACATCCTGGAGCGCCAGCGCCGCAATGACCTGCGGTCCAGCTTCCTCACGCTCAGGGACCATGTGCCAGAGCTGGTGAAGAACGAGAAGGCCGCCAAGGTGGTCATTTTGAAAAAGGCCACCGAGTACGTCCACTCCCTTCAGGCCGAGGAGCACCAGCTTTTGCTGGAGAAGGAGAAGTTGCAGGCAAGACAGCAACAGTTACTAAAGAAAATCGAACACACTCGGACTTGCTAA